A segment of the Paramisgurnus dabryanus chromosome 5, PD_genome_1.1, whole genome shotgun sequence genome:
ggctctagctcgtggttcctcgctaacagacatctgtagagctgctggttgggcgacacctaatacgttcattagattttacagtgttcgtattgagcctgtatcctctcgtgttctttcctcaccagggggagcacggagaacagtctcacaggtcggcttgcagcctccatctgatgcttcataactgtatcagtatggaaggccttcagaacaaaaatgcgtaatggtttgaattgttcttcctccgctgccttggcagcctttgttgcggagcattggctgtcagccttcactagctgcatcctcgcgaacctacgtgttggctcgggctccacattgtgtcccaccgggttcctttgtgagtattttccgtggggttaatcctactagcccacgtttcccttagcagagcactgctttgcttacacagccacggctgtcatttttacctcaactacggttgactttcgcccaccattaacccttaagacgggtggtggcttccgcagcgttcctatcccgctcaggtagggcgcttcccagtcgctggcacttccgtggggttaaaggaacatctagtgcccggccttctgccttaaaacctaattctccttatccttaagtggaaccggagggctttacgcagacactggaagaggtcagcccctagtggcgttttgatagggattcccaattcgtcggtcacgacgtgacgtcgtagtgaccgactgaaagggaacgtctcggttacgtatgtaaccctcgttccctgaaggagggaacggagacgtcacgtcccgtcgccacaggtgctgccacctgctgttacggccggtcacactttccggctttctcagcgaaaaagaagctaatttcctcatttgcacctgctgcttatatacgcacctggcggggcggcgccagcattatgcaaatatctcaatgccaagttcattggcgttttagtagtattcgaagcagattggtctctctaagcgagttcccaattcgtcggtcacgacgtgacgtctccgttccctccttcagggaacgagggttacatacgtaaccgagacgtttagcattattgtaaaaagtgtaattaaaaatatatttattaccagtgtacctctagtgtactttttagaaatacattaaaagtatgcttgagtttagcatacttttttaaagtgtaattaaagatataattattaccagcgtacctctagtatactttttagaaatacattaaaagtatgcttgagtttagcatacttctaaaaagtgtaattaaagatatatttattaccagtgtacctctagtgcactttttagaaatacattaaaagtatgcatgagtttagcatactttttaaaagtgtaattaaagatatacttattaccagcgtacctctagtgcactttttagaaatacatttaaagtatgcttgagttaagcatacttataaaaagtgtaattaaagatataattattaccagcttacatctagtgcactttttagaaatacattaaaagtatgcttgagtttagcatacttttaaaaagtgtaattaaacatatatttattaccagcttaactctagtgcactttttagaaataaattaaaagtatgcttgagtttaacatacttttaaaaagtgtaattaagcatatatttattaccaacgtacttgtagtacacttttttgaaatacatttaaaagctatttaacatatttttaatacactttaaataagCACGTTGGGAATAcaaatgtactaaaaacatattacttaaattttaagtatatttttaatacattaaatactactttttttcacctgggtcaGTATAGCCAAATTACAGACTCTTAAATTTTAGCTTGaattaattcatttttaaagtatgctacactgttaacccaaatattgttttaattatataaacatcacttaatattttgagttttggacatgtacatttaacttttaagcatataaaatgaattaaactaaaacattcaagtgaATGAACTTTATCAGTATATGTTGTAAGGAATACCCATTATCCTTTGTCCCTGAATATAatgattattttagcttttttacagaattaagaactaataagaactttaactacttatacatttgttaaaatgtcatagaggtttatgctcttatattattaatgttgtttaGTTGCAAATGATACATTACCATTTTTGTAACtgaaagtcaccgttcaggtgatcagtgtttattgacacaaacaccacattgtattgtatttttctCCACAGTACTGACAATTGTTGTCAAAAacgcagttttgtgtgtgtttcaggggaaaatcaagtttattcaatgattGACTTAGTCATGAGTTTTGTGTTACAATACCATTTAAAACACTAAGagaattataaatataaaattttaagaattataaaaaatattataaaaatagaaaatctttAAACTAAGTTAACTAAGCAGAGATGTTGGACAGAGTAATTcaaaattaacttaaaattaagtttaatgCACTTTCTGAATAATATTGTAATTATtagaaattttaagttaaatatacttgttttagttcacattacttatttttttagggcaACCAAGTTTGTTCCAATTTTATTATACGGGCTAGTACaaattatatttaagttcaatgttcataatttctcaaaatatattttgtgttcatcagaaaaaaagaaattcatacaggtttagaacaacatgaggaggagtaatgatgacagaattttcaatttaaagtgaactatccctttaagtagattCAATTGGTCCAGGCTAACAGTGTAGATTAATTACTCTGCATGTCATTACCAATAACCACTATTAGGTAAAAAAgatacacaaaacaatttatttcaacaatTTTAATAGTTTTAATCAGGCGCAATTTGTACATTCTATGCAAACAACATCAAACAACatgtcaaaaacaacaaaatgtctgtCCAGATGGGGATGAAGGAAGGAAACTTGTGCAATTACATCACAGTTCAAATACTGTGCATAATGGCATGACTACAGTGACCTTTTCTTTGGTCTTGCTTAAATGCACAGTGGATGTGTGAACCACACATCTCCCAGCAATGCGCTCAACAGGCAGAAATGATGCTGGGTATGACAAGTCTGTTCCCTGACACGCCCAAACTTCTATTGGCTTTCCATAAAAATGTCTGTCCGGATGGGGATGAAGCCAGGAAACTTGTGCAATTACATGTTTGAATGCAGTACCTTTTGAGACAACATTAACAACTATAAACTGCTTTATAATGGCTGGTCGTAGTTCGGCTAGAGGGTCAATGATGGGTTCCTCAAAACTGTTTGTGTTTCCACACCACTTAGCATATACATATGCTGACCTTTCTGCTCTAGATCCATCAATTGAGTAAGTTACATTCAGACATGTTACCCGTTTGCATGTCATGGCAAAAGGGTCAACGTCAGTGACACAAGGGTACATCTGGTGATACATTGTCAATATTGCATGTCTGTCAGGCTCATCCAAGATTGTCTGGTGGAATGGAGTCAGAGGCACCACTGTGCAGTTTTCAAAGAGAAGTCTTTCTGCTGACACCAAAACACTGTGTTTCACATAAAGCATATCAGCTGTGTCATTGCATGACAAAGTCCCAACCATTTGTTTTCCTAAAATACTGCCAAATTCAGCCCCATATTCACATGTCCATGGCATACGAAGTTGTTGGCCCTGCAGAAATTGCCTCATAATCTGGACTTCAATTGCcctgttgttgttattaaacTTTCCCAGTATTCCATTAAAACGCTCGAATGAAAAACACCAAAAAGAATAAACTGGTCCATAATCCAACATGCACTCTTTCAAATGAAGATGTAGATGCATGTTGGGGGTGCAGTGCAATGGGCCAAAGAGTTCGACAAATTTTGAGAGAAATGTCTGCAGGTATCGATCTGCTACTTCCAGTCTATTGATGGATATGACTCTGGAGCAGAGTATGATACAAGCCTGCACAAAGTCAAACCACATGTCATAGTGTCTGTTGTTGATAAGCCCCTTCAGACAAAACAGGGAGTAAATGGTTGTCCAGTTTTTCCACTGATCTGCTGTAAATCCTGTAAAGCCAGATGAAATTCGTAATGGAATTCTTCCAACCTCATAAGGTACTTTGATGCTTTCCACTCTAGCTTGAACTTCATCAAGGCTTTTTGTTGTTAAAATTCCTAATTCTGTCCACAGTCTGAATACATGTCTTGCGGTACCAAGGAGAAGGTTGTGCATTGGATCTATGACGACAAATCTGATGGCATCATAGTAACTCAAGCGGAAAAGTTCTGACCATCTAGCTCCATACTCGCATTCAATTCTTTTCTGTTCTGCCTTTGTCTTTGCCCGTTTGGATAATCCAGCATAGTATATGTGATCCTTTGACGTGCGTGGCTCCCATGAAAACCTCTCAAATCCTGAGTAGTCCATTTTTTCACCAAATTCCTTCTTGCTAAACGTCTTCAAACACTTGTGACATCCTGcaaatgaaaattaaatgcaatatgttatacacacatatatttatatttgattcatatatgatttatttataacatttacatttatagtTATGTATAGTAAAGACTGTTTGAATATTTCAATTACCTCTGTAAGCTCCATGTCCAACAAAGCCTCCACATTTTCGAGTTGCGGGGATATCTGATGAAAGACAAAGCAGAGCTGCTCTGTAAACCTGATGTCCTAAAAAAGAGTTGTCTTCCAGAATCACGCCATGCCAAAGTTCTTGAAGCTCATCAAC
Coding sequences within it:
- the LOC141282205 gene encoding uncharacterized protein codes for the protein MEVPRLKKRPRRFCEHCNTELCHTQYFDHRKRFFKNGVWEKKSKRATSDNVLSQLLSSHESAVSDVPSMCKDPEDNFTGVREIGGSEMHSEDPEKELIEEFEETHPANISSDNDETADDQSIHLFLDSSDSESMQDDEDISCCVDDFVDAEGEILAEEPSEAYPHIQDGEEHGIDRSRSEKPEHLLMKLFAMMLLSWQSTFKISDNAITSLLLCIKHFMWIIGNVLCANTLTAFSSNIPKTLCSLRKWTGILRDDFLQYVVCPKCMTVYMLTETYELRRDGTKVCRTCGHIPFYTHPQQRSALRKKCGFALLRKATYSSGEEYVHPIRSYCYKSVVQSLGGLVKRPGFEEKLEEWRKREMPKGVLGDVYDGQVWQDYQYVNGEPFLTEPNNLALMLNVDWFQPFKYAPYSVGAIYLVILNLPREDRFKEENMILIGLIPGPKEPSLNINAFLDPLVDELQELWHGVILEDNSFLGHQVYRAALLCLSSDIPATRKCGGFVGHGAYRGCHKCLKTFSKKEFGEKMDYSGFERFSWEPRTSKDHIYYAGLSKRAKTKAEQKRIECEYGARWSELFRLSYYDAIRFVVIDPMHNLLLGTARHVFRLWTELGILTTKSLDEVQARVESIKVPYEVGRIPLRISSGFTGFTADQWKNWTTIYSLFCLKGLINNRHYDMWFDFVQACIILCSRVISINRLEVADRYLQTFLSKFVELFGPLHCTPNMHLHLHLKECMLDYGPVYSFWCFSFERFNGILGKFNNNNRAIEVQIMRQFLQGQQLRMPWTCEYGAEFGSILGKQMVGTLSCNDTADMLYVKHSVLVSAERLLFENCTVVPLTPFHQTILDEPDRHAILTMYHQMYPCVTDVDPFAMTCKRVTCLNVTYSIDGSRAERSAYVYAKWCGNTNSFEEPIIDPLAELRPAIIKQFIVVNVVSKVVIGNDMQSN